A stretch of the Rhinoderma darwinii isolate aRhiDar2 chromosome 3, aRhiDar2.hap1, whole genome shotgun sequence genome encodes the following:
- the CDKN2AIPNL gene encoding CDKN2AIP N-terminal-like protein, whose translation MAAELVRQFQSYSESDKQWRAREEFLLRNLENFQGENETDKLLALSMVWANHVFMGCRYSEELLERVQSMAEGIEVEEAPHFTTRDEIMKRNN comes from the exons ATGGCAGCGGAACTCGTGAGGCAGTTTCAGAGTTACAGCGAGAGTGATAAGCAATGGAGAGCCAGGGAAGAGTTTCTTTTACGGAATCTTGAAAATTTTCAGGGAGAAAACGAAACGGACAAGCTGCTAGCCCTGTCTATGGTCTGGGCCAATCATGTATTCATGGGCTGCAG ATACAGTGAAGAACTTTTGGAAAGGGTGCAGAGTATGGCGGAAGGTATTGAAGTAGAAGAAGCGCCACACTTTACCACAAGAGATGAAATTATGAAGCGG AATAATTGA